From the Comamonas odontotermitis genome, one window contains:
- a CDS encoding electron transfer flavoprotein subunit alpha/FixB family protein: MTALVIAEHDNHSIKPATLNTVTAAKACGADVHILVAGEGAAAAAQAATQIAGVAKVILAEGASLKDGLAENVAAQVLAIAGNYSHILFPATAGGKNVAPRVAAKLDVAQISDITKVDGPDTFERPIYAGNAIATVQSTDGKKVITVRTTGFDAAAATGGTAAVETVAAVEGSSKSAFAGREVTKNDRPELTAAKIIVSGGRALGSAEKFNEVITPLADKLGAAIGASRAAVDAGYAPNDLQVGQTGKIVAPQLYIAAGISGAIQHLAGMKDSKVIVAINKDEEAPIFSVADYGLVADLFEAVPDMAGKL, encoded by the coding sequence ATGACCGCTCTCGTTATTGCAGAACACGACAACCACAGCATCAAACCCGCCACCCTCAACACCGTCACGGCCGCCAAGGCCTGCGGAGCCGACGTCCACATCCTCGTGGCGGGTGAAGGCGCAGCCGCTGCAGCCCAGGCCGCAACCCAGATCGCAGGCGTTGCCAAAGTCATCCTCGCTGAAGGCGCATCGCTCAAGGACGGCCTGGCCGAAAACGTGGCAGCGCAAGTGCTCGCCATTGCAGGCAACTACAGCCACATCCTCTTTCCCGCCACGGCAGGCGGCAAGAACGTGGCTCCCCGCGTAGCGGCCAAGCTCGACGTCGCCCAGATCAGCGACATCACCAAGGTAGACGGCCCCGACACCTTCGAGCGCCCCATCTACGCGGGTAACGCCATAGCCACCGTGCAAAGCACCGACGGCAAGAAAGTCATCACCGTGCGCACCACCGGCTTTGATGCAGCAGCAGCCACCGGCGGCACGGCAGCCGTCGAAACCGTGGCCGCTGTCGAGGGCAGCAGCAAAAGCGCCTTCGCAGGCCGCGAAGTCACCAAAAACGACCGGCCCGAACTCACGGCTGCCAAAATCATCGTCTCGGGCGGGCGGGCGCTGGGCAGTGCGGAAAAGTTCAACGAAGTCATCACCCCGCTGGCCGACAAACTGGGCGCGGCCATTGGCGCGAGCCGCGCGGCGGTGGATGCGGGCTACGCGCCCAACGACCTGCAGGTGGGCCAGACGGGCAAGATCGTGGCGCCGCAGCTGTACATTGCAGCGGGCATCTCGGGAGCGATCCAGCACCTGGCGGGCATGAAGGACTCCAAGGTGATCGTGGCGATCAACAAGGACGAGGAGGCGCCGATCTTCAGCGTGGCTGACTATGGCCTGGTGGCCGACCTGTTCGAGGCGGTACCCGATATGGCGGGCAAGCTGTAA
- a CDS encoding electron transfer flavoprotein subunit beta/FixA family protein, whose product MKVLVPVKRVVDYNVKVRVKSDGTGVDIANVKMSMNPFDEIAVEEAVRLKEKGVVTEIIAVSCGVAQCQETLRTAMAIGADRGILVETTEELQPLAVAKLLKALVDKEQPGLIICGKQAIDDDCNQTGQMLAALADLPQATFASKVEVAGDKVSVTREVDGGLETLQLTTPAVITTDLRLNEPRYVTLPNIMKAKKKQLDTVKPEELGVDVTPRIKTLKVAEPAKRGAGVKVADVSALIDKLKNEAKVI is encoded by the coding sequence ATGAAAGTACTGGTACCCGTCAAGCGCGTGGTGGACTACAACGTGAAAGTGCGCGTCAAAAGCGACGGCACGGGAGTGGACATTGCCAACGTCAAGATGAGCATGAACCCGTTTGACGAAATCGCGGTGGAAGAGGCTGTGCGCCTCAAGGAAAAAGGCGTCGTCACCGAGATCATCGCCGTCTCCTGCGGCGTGGCCCAATGCCAGGAAACCCTGCGCACGGCCATGGCCATCGGCGCCGATCGCGGCATCCTGGTCGAGACCACCGAAGAGCTCCAGCCCCTGGCCGTTGCCAAGCTCCTCAAAGCCCTGGTCGACAAAGAGCAACCCGGCCTCATCATCTGCGGCAAACAAGCCATCGACGACGACTGCAACCAGACCGGCCAGATGCTCGCAGCGCTGGCAGACCTCCCCCAGGCCACCTTCGCCTCCAAGGTCGAAGTCGCGGGCGACAAGGTAAGCGTCACCCGTGAAGTCGACGGCGGCCTCGAAACCCTGCAACTGACAACGCCAGCGGTCATCACCACCGACCTGCGTCTGAACGAGCCGCGCTACGTCACCTTGCCCAACATCATGAAGGCCAAGAAAAAGCAGCTCGACACCGTCAAGCCCGAAGAGCTGGGCGTGGATGTGACCCCTCGCATCAAAACCCTCAAAGTGGCAGAGCCTGCCAAGCGCGGCGCAGGCGTCAAAGTCGCTGACGTCTCGGCCCTGATCGACAAACTCAAGAACGAAGCCAAAGTCATCTAA
- a CDS encoding CaiB/BaiF CoA transferase family protein, producing MGEAQTQTSADWPLTGIKVLDLSRVFAGPLCGMVLGDFGADVVKVEHPGRGDDTRDWGLRIGKTETTYYNSMNRNKRSITVDLQKPEGLALILELVPQFDVVIHNFKFGGAEKLGLGYEQIKAVKPDIIYCSVTGYNTATEEAARPGYDILVQGEAGLMAMNGEASQPPLKFGMAVVDMTTGLYTAQAVLAALFARERTGRGRQIEMSLYDSGVMVTGYYGLDALLMGKDPERYGNAHPSIVPYGMFYASDGPLIIAVGNNAQFEKFCRQVVMRPDIVEDPRFATNVERAKHRKLLLPMIIELLGTFERATLLSRLQKAGIPGGEVLGLHEALTSQRTQDSGVVQQMPHPVAGSTHVMAPPYRMDGERLPIRHAPPTLGEGTREVLQNLLNMTDEQLQALKAQGVLTLPE from the coding sequence ATGGGTGAAGCCCAAACTCAAACCAGCGCCGATTGGCCGTTGACCGGCATCAAGGTGCTCGACCTCTCCCGCGTATTTGCCGGCCCCCTGTGCGGCATGGTGCTGGGCGACTTCGGCGCCGATGTGGTCAAGGTGGAACACCCTGGCCGAGGCGACGACACGCGCGACTGGGGCCTGCGCATCGGCAAGACCGAAACCACCTACTACAACAGCATGAACCGCAACAAGCGGTCCATCACCGTCGATCTGCAAAAGCCCGAAGGGCTGGCGCTGATCCTGGAGCTGGTGCCGCAGTTCGATGTGGTTATCCACAACTTCAAGTTCGGTGGCGCCGAAAAGCTGGGCCTGGGCTACGAGCAGATCAAGGCCGTCAAGCCCGACATCATCTACTGCTCGGTCACTGGCTACAACACCGCCACGGAAGAAGCCGCGCGCCCTGGTTACGACATTCTGGTGCAGGGCGAAGCAGGCCTGATGGCGATGAACGGCGAAGCCAGCCAGCCACCTCTGAAGTTCGGCATGGCCGTGGTGGACATGACCACCGGCCTGTACACCGCGCAGGCCGTGCTGGCTGCGCTGTTTGCACGCGAGCGCACCGGCCGGGGCCGCCAGATCGAAATGTCGCTGTACGACAGCGGCGTGATGGTGACGGGCTACTACGGGCTCGATGCGCTGCTGATGGGCAAGGACCCCGAGCGCTACGGCAATGCCCATCCGTCCATCGTGCCCTACGGCATGTTCTATGCGTCGGACGGGCCGCTGATCATTGCCGTGGGCAACAACGCGCAATTCGAGAAGTTCTGCCGCCAGGTGGTGATGCGCCCCGACATCGTCGAAGACCCGCGTTTTGCCACCAATGTGGAGCGCGCCAAGCACCGCAAGCTGCTGCTGCCGATGATCATCGAACTGCTGGGCACGTTCGAGCGCGCCACCTTGCTCTCTCGCCTGCAGAAAGCCGGAATCCCGGGCGGCGAAGTGCTGGGGCTGCACGAGGCGCTCACCTCACAGCGCACGCAGGACAGCGGCGTGGTGCAGCAGATGCCGCACCCGGTGGCCGGATCGACCCATGTCATGGCGCCTCCCTATCGCATGGATGGCGAGCGTCTTCCGATTCGCCATGCGCCACCCACCTTGGGTGAAGGCACGCGCGAAGTGTTGCAGAATCTGCTGAACATGACCGACGAACAACTGCAGGCCTTGAAGGCGCAGGGCGTGCTGACGCTGCCCGAATGA
- a CDS encoding oxepin-CoA hydrolase, alternative type yields the protein MSTAGNAQPALLARREGGVLVLTNNNEAARNALSPDFYLGLTEALKAAATDNSVGAIVLTGAGGHFCSGGDLRRIATRREQPIEKRRELLEGLHDLVRALRDCPKPVIAAVEGAAAGAGLSLAMACDMMVVARNAVFSVAYVKVGLSPDGGATAFLAEHLSRQLLTEMCLTGDRVSGERMQQLGVVNRLTEPGAALQEAVALGTQLASGPLMAMGSIKQLCRAAYSQTLEAQLDMEAELMVRAQGRDEALEGITAFLEKRPADYVKIRKP from the coding sequence ATGAGCACCGCAGGCAACGCACAACCCGCGCTGCTGGCGCGCCGCGAAGGCGGCGTGCTGGTGCTCACCAACAACAATGAGGCTGCGCGCAACGCACTCTCACCCGATTTCTACCTGGGCCTGACCGAAGCCCTCAAAGCCGCAGCCACCGACAACTCGGTGGGCGCCATCGTGCTGACCGGCGCAGGCGGGCATTTCTGCTCTGGCGGCGATCTGCGCCGTATCGCCACGCGCCGCGAGCAACCGATTGAAAAGCGCCGCGAACTGCTCGAAGGCCTGCACGACCTGGTACGCGCACTGCGCGACTGCCCCAAGCCGGTGATTGCAGCCGTCGAAGGCGCGGCAGCGGGTGCGGGCCTGTCGCTGGCCATGGCCTGCGACATGATGGTGGTGGCGCGCAACGCCGTGTTTTCGGTGGCCTATGTGAAAGTGGGCCTCTCGCCCGACGGTGGCGCCACGGCATTTCTGGCCGAACACCTCTCGCGCCAGTTGCTGACCGAGATGTGCCTGACTGGCGACCGCGTCAGCGGCGAGCGCATGCAGCAGCTGGGGGTGGTCAACCGCCTGACCGAGCCCGGCGCCGCCTTGCAGGAGGCCGTGGCGCTGGGCACCCAACTGGCCAGCGGGCCGCTGATGGCCATGGGCAGCATCAAGCAGCTATGCCGCGCCGCCTACAGCCAGACGCTGGAAGCGCAGCTCGACATGGAAGCCGAGCTGATGGTGCGCGCGCAGGGCAGGGATGAGGCGCTGGAAGGCATCACCGCCTTTCTGGAAAAACGCCCGGCAGATTATGTGAAGATTCGAAAACCATAG
- a CDS encoding acyl-CoA dehydrogenase family protein, whose amino-acid sequence MNFQLDEDRRMLADALNRYLSEQYGTEYRNKAAYGAKGFSAETYAKLAELGAIGALFKESDGGFGGEGVDISVVFEALGNHLVAEPLLGALLVGRALTEAGTDAQKAQLEAIIGGETIAALAHDEPANHYELNRVATTAKQGGNGWVLNGSKAVVLFGDEAQLLLVSARTADAVDDKAGISLFLVPGDAAGITRRGYGRIDGGHAAEVALANVKVGADALLGKAGEGHALLERITGFGLLALAAESLGAMDVAKNHTLEYLRTRKQFGVPIGSFQALQHRMADMLLEAEQARSAVINAAAAIDSPDAIEREKALSAAKYSVGQIGTLMAEEAIQMHGGIGVTWELPLAHYAKRLIMIDHQLGDMDHHLARYMELQAQERAAQNTRKAA is encoded by the coding sequence ATGAACTTTCAACTGGACGAAGACCGCCGCATGCTGGCGGATGCGCTGAACCGTTACCTGAGCGAGCAGTACGGCACCGAATACCGCAACAAGGCTGCGTACGGGGCCAAGGGCTTCAGCGCCGAAACCTATGCCAAGCTGGCCGAACTGGGCGCCATCGGTGCGCTGTTCAAGGAATCCGACGGCGGTTTTGGCGGCGAAGGCGTGGACATCAGCGTGGTGTTCGAGGCGCTGGGCAACCATCTGGTGGCCGAGCCCCTGTTGGGCGCGCTGCTGGTGGGCCGTGCGCTGACCGAAGCGGGCACCGACGCGCAGAAGGCACAGCTCGAAGCCATCATTGGCGGCGAGACGATTGCGGCGCTGGCGCATGACGAGCCTGCCAACCATTACGAGCTGAACCGCGTGGCCACCACGGCCAAGCAGGGCGGCAACGGCTGGGTGCTGAACGGCAGCAAGGCCGTGGTGCTGTTTGGCGACGAGGCGCAACTGCTGCTGGTGTCTGCACGCACGGCGGACGCTGTGGACGACAAGGCCGGTATCTCGCTCTTTCTGGTGCCGGGCGATGCCGCAGGCATCACCCGCCGTGGCTATGGCCGTATTGACGGAGGTCATGCTGCCGAGGTGGCGCTGGCCAACGTGAAGGTAGGCGCCGATGCGCTGCTGGGCAAGGCAGGCGAAGGCCATGCCCTGTTGGAGCGCATCACCGGCTTCGGCCTGCTGGCGCTGGCTGCCGAATCGCTGGGGGCAATGGACGTAGCCAAGAACCACACGCTCGAATACCTGCGCACGCGCAAGCAGTTTGGCGTGCCCATCGGCAGCTTTCAGGCACTGCAGCACCGCATGGCCGACATGCTGCTGGAGGCGGAGCAGGCGCGCTCGGCCGTCATCAACGCGGCTGCGGCGATCGACAGCCCCGACGCCATCGAGCGCGAGAAAGCGCTCTCGGCTGCCAAGTACAGCGTGGGCCAGATCGGCACCCTGATGGCGGAAGAAGCCATTCAGATGCACGGCGGCATCGGCGTGACCTGGGAGCTGCCGCTGGCGCACTACGCCAAGCGCCTCATCATGATCGACCACCAACTGGGCGACATGGACCACCACCTGGCGCGCTACATGGAGCTGCAGGCCCAGGAGCGCGCTGCGCAAAATACCCGCAAGGCCGCCTGA
- a CDS encoding acyl-CoA dehydrogenase family protein, whose translation MDLQFTPEEEAFRAEVRAFLKDSLPKELAAKVKAGQRLTRFDQENWHAILNKKGWLAYHWPKEHGGTGWSPVQKFIFDDECAIAGGPRLVPFGLSMLGPVLIKYGNDAQKNHWLPRILNGDDWWCQGYSEPGAGSDLASLKTTAVRNGDHYIVNGQKTWTTQGQHANMMFCLVRTNKEVKSQQGISFVLIDMKQPGVEVRPIRTLDGDKEVNEVFLTDVKVPLENLVGEENKGWTYAKYLLTYERTGIAGVGFSMAGLEKLKVIAQRVQRNGKPLIEDPQFATRMAKVEIELLNMATTNLRVIASVAGGGVPGAESSMLKIKGTVIRQELLSLVRRAMGPYALPYIEEAQFAEYADEPVGPKEAATAAAAYFNYRKLSIFGGSNEIQRNIISKMILGL comes from the coding sequence ATGGATTTGCAATTTACCCCCGAAGAAGAAGCGTTCCGCGCCGAAGTGCGTGCGTTTCTGAAAGACAGCCTGCCAAAGGAACTGGCCGCCAAGGTGAAGGCAGGCCAGCGCCTGACGCGCTTTGACCAGGAAAACTGGCACGCCATCCTGAACAAGAAGGGCTGGCTCGCCTACCACTGGCCCAAGGAGCATGGCGGCACTGGCTGGTCGCCCGTGCAGAAGTTCATCTTTGACGACGAATGTGCCATTGCAGGCGGCCCGCGCCTGGTGCCGTTCGGCTTGTCGATGCTCGGCCCCGTGCTGATCAAGTACGGCAACGACGCGCAGAAAAACCACTGGCTGCCGCGCATTCTGAACGGTGACGACTGGTGGTGCCAGGGGTACTCCGAGCCCGGCGCAGGCTCCGACCTCGCTTCGCTCAAGACCACGGCCGTGCGCAATGGAGACCACTACATCGTTAACGGCCAGAAGACCTGGACGACGCAGGGCCAGCACGCGAACATGATGTTCTGCCTGGTGCGCACCAACAAAGAGGTCAAGTCGCAGCAAGGCATCAGCTTCGTGCTGATCGACATGAAACAGCCTGGCGTGGAAGTGCGCCCCATCCGCACGCTGGACGGCGACAAGGAAGTGAACGAAGTCTTCCTGACCGACGTCAAGGTGCCGCTGGAAAACCTGGTGGGCGAAGAGAACAAGGGCTGGACCTATGCCAAGTACCTGCTGACCTACGAGCGCACCGGCATCGCTGGCGTAGGCTTCTCGATGGCCGGGCTGGAAAAGCTCAAGGTGATCGCCCAGCGCGTGCAGCGCAATGGCAAGCCGCTGATCGAAGACCCGCAGTTCGCCACCCGCATGGCCAAGGTTGAGATCGAGTTGCTGAACATGGCCACCACCAACCTGCGCGTGATCGCCTCGGTGGCAGGCGGCGGTGTGCCGGGCGCGGAAAGCTCCATGCTCAAGATCAAGGGCACCGTCATCCGCCAGGAACTGCTGTCGCTGGTTCGCCGCGCCATGGGCCCGTATGCGCTGCCCTATATCGAAGAGGCGCAGTTTGCCGAATACGCCGATGAACCGGTGGGCCCCAAGGAGGCGGCCACTGCGGCAGCGGCCTACTTCAACTACCGCAAGCTGTCGATCTTTGGCGGCTCGAACGAAATCCAGCGCAACATCATCTCCAAGATGATCCTCGGCCTGTAA
- a CDS encoding acetyl-CoA C-acyltransferase, protein MREAVIVSTARTPLAKSHRGEFNVTPGAQLAAYSITAAVERSGIDPALIEDVVLGCGYPEGTTGRNIGRQAAVRAGLPISVGGTVVNRFCASGLQAIAFAAGRIIVDGAPAMVAGGVESISLIRSSNTNPADADPWLVEHKPELFMAMIDTADVVAQRYGISREDQDAFSLQSQQRTAAAQANGTFDNEIVPCAARMAEKNKETGEVTYKDVVATMDNCNRPSTTLEGLAKLEPVKGPGKFVTAGNASQLSDGSAACVLMEAREAARLGLSPLGAFRGMAIAGCEPDEMGIGPVFAVPKLLARHGLTVQDIDLWELNEAFASQALYCQRKLGIPMDRLNVNGGAISIGHPFGMTGARLTGHILLEGQRRKARGEKVKWGVVTMCVGGGMGAAGLFEIY, encoded by the coding sequence ATGCGTGAAGCCGTCATTGTTTCAACCGCCCGTACGCCGCTGGCCAAATCGCACCGTGGCGAATTCAACGTCACCCCTGGCGCGCAACTGGCTGCGTATTCCATCACCGCAGCGGTCGAGCGCTCTGGCATCGACCCGGCCCTGATCGAAGACGTGGTGCTGGGCTGCGGCTACCCCGAGGGCACCACCGGCCGCAACATCGGCCGCCAGGCTGCTGTGCGCGCGGGCTTGCCCATCAGCGTGGGCGGCACCGTGGTCAACCGTTTCTGCGCCTCGGGCCTGCAGGCGATTGCATTTGCGGCTGGCCGCATCATTGTGGATGGCGCGCCCGCCATGGTGGCAGGCGGCGTGGAGAGCATTTCGCTCATCCGCTCAAGCAACACCAATCCGGCAGACGCCGACCCCTGGTTGGTGGAGCACAAGCCCGAACTCTTCATGGCGATGATCGACACCGCCGATGTGGTGGCCCAGCGCTATGGCATCAGCCGCGAAGACCAGGACGCGTTCTCGCTGCAAAGCCAGCAGCGCACGGCAGCCGCCCAGGCCAATGGAACCTTCGACAACGAAATCGTGCCCTGCGCCGCGCGCATGGCCGAGAAGAACAAGGAAACCGGCGAAGTCACCTACAAGGACGTGGTTGCCACCATGGACAACTGCAACCGCCCCTCAACCACCCTCGAAGGCCTGGCCAAGCTGGAGCCGGTCAAGGGGCCGGGCAAGTTCGTGACTGCAGGCAATGCCTCGCAGCTGTCGGACGGCTCGGCCGCCTGTGTGCTGATGGAAGCCAGGGAAGCCGCCCGACTCGGCCTGTCGCCGCTGGGCGCCTTCCGTGGCATGGCCATTGCTGGCTGCGAGCCTGACGAAATGGGCATTGGCCCGGTGTTTGCCGTGCCCAAGCTGCTGGCGCGCCACGGCCTGACGGTGCAGGACATCGACCTGTGGGAGCTGAACGAGGCATTTGCCTCGCAGGCGTTGTACTGCCAGCGCAAGCTGGGCATCCCGATGGATCGCCTCAACGTCAACGGCGGCGCCATCTCCATTGGCCACCCCTTTGGCATGACCGGCGCGCGCCTGACGGGCCACATCCTGCTCGAAGGCCAGCGCCGCAAGGCCCGTGGCGAGAAAGTGAAGTGGGGCGTGGTGACCATGTGCGTGGGCGGCGGCATGGGCGCGGCCGGCCTGTTCGAGATTTATTGA
- a CDS encoding 3-hydroxyacyl-CoA dehydrogenase NAD-binding domain-containing protein produces MSAENAVVTTAREGRVLVVTINNPPVNALSQAVRQGLADAVAQAQGDGEIKAVLLVGSGKAFIAGADIREFGKPAMPPSLPDVLMQLESSDKLVIAAIHGPALGGGLEVALSCHYRLAVSGAKLGLPEVQLGLLPGAGGTQRTPRLIGVKAALDLMLSGRHAGAEEALAMGLVDQVAPAGTDARSAGLAYANQLLDDKAPVRRTREAAALADKAAAQAELDAAKAESAKKNRGLFSPGKIIECVQGALDLPFDEGMKNERKLFVQCLESPQRAGLIHAFFAERETAKIPEAKAAAPRALNTIGVVGGGTMGAGITVAALDAGFPVVMVERDDESIARGRANVEKVYDGLIAKGRMTAEKKAAIMARYSGSTDYAALAQVDLVIEAVFEEMGVKKAVFAELDKVCKGGAVIATNTSYLDIDAIAASISRPQDVIGLHFFSPANIMKLLEIVVPAKVSADVVATAFELAKRMKKIPVRAGVCDGFIGNRILAVYREAANYLMEDGASPYQIDEAVREFGYPMGPFQVADLAGGDIGWATRKRKAATRDPKARYVQIADRIAEKGWFGQKTQRGYYLYPQGARTGQQDPEVLAIVDAERQRAGVTPRSFSNEEIMRRYMAAMVNEGANVVREGIALRPLDVDVTFLYGYGFPRFRGGPMKWADMVGLDKILADIREFAKEDALFWKPSPLLVELVEKGENFESLNKAV; encoded by the coding sequence ATGAGCGCAGAGAACGCCGTTGTGACCACTGCCCGTGAAGGGCGCGTGCTGGTCGTCACCATCAACAACCCACCCGTCAATGCGCTGAGCCAGGCGGTGCGCCAGGGACTGGCCGATGCCGTGGCCCAGGCCCAGGGCGACGGCGAGATCAAGGCGGTGCTGCTGGTGGGCAGCGGCAAAGCCTTCATTGCGGGTGCCGATATCCGGGAGTTCGGCAAGCCCGCCATGCCGCCCAGCCTGCCGGATGTGCTGATGCAGCTGGAGAGCAGCGACAAGCTGGTGATCGCCGCCATCCATGGCCCGGCATTGGGCGGCGGCCTGGAGGTGGCGCTCTCCTGCCACTATCGTCTGGCCGTGTCGGGCGCTAAGCTGGGTCTGCCCGAAGTGCAGCTGGGCCTGCTGCCCGGCGCTGGCGGCACGCAGCGCACGCCACGCTTGATTGGCGTCAAGGCTGCGTTGGACCTGATGCTGTCGGGCCGCCATGCCGGAGCCGAAGAGGCACTGGCCATGGGCTTGGTGGACCAGGTGGCGCCTGCGGGGACCGACGCGCGCAGCGCGGGCCTTGCCTACGCCAACCAGCTGCTGGATGACAAAGCCCCCGTGCGCCGCACCCGCGAGGCCGCAGCGCTGGCCGACAAGGCTGCTGCGCAGGCCGAGCTGGACGCCGCCAAGGCCGAATCGGCCAAGAAGAACCGTGGCCTGTTCTCGCCCGGCAAGATCATCGAGTGCGTGCAGGGCGCGCTCGATCTGCCATTTGACGAAGGCATGAAGAACGAGCGCAAGCTGTTCGTCCAGTGCCTGGAGAGCCCCCAACGTGCAGGGCTGATACACGCTTTCTTTGCCGAGCGTGAAACGGCCAAGATTCCCGAGGCCAAGGCCGCAGCGCCCCGCGCGCTGAACACCATTGGCGTGGTGGGCGGCGGCACCATGGGCGCGGGCATCACCGTGGCCGCGCTGGATGCAGGCTTTCCTGTGGTGATGGTGGAGCGCGACGACGAATCCATCGCCCGTGGCCGGGCCAATGTGGAAAAGGTCTATGACGGCCTGATCGCCAAGGGCCGCATGACGGCCGAGAAGAAGGCCGCCATCATGGCGCGCTACAGCGGCAGCACCGATTACGCGGCGCTTGCCCAGGTCGATCTGGTGATCGAGGCCGTGTTTGAAGAGATGGGCGTCAAGAAGGCCGTGTTTGCCGAGCTGGACAAGGTCTGCAAGGGCGGCGCGGTGATCGCCACCAACACCTCGTACCTCGATATCGACGCCATTGCCGCCAGTATCTCGCGTCCGCAGGATGTGATCGGCCTGCATTTCTTCAGCCCGGCCAACATCATGAAGCTGCTGGAGATTGTGGTGCCCGCCAAGGTGAGCGCCGATGTGGTGGCCACCGCCTTCGAACTGGCCAAGCGCATGAAGAAGATACCCGTGCGCGCCGGTGTGTGCGATGGCTTCATCGGCAACCGCATTCTGGCCGTGTACCGCGAGGCGGCCAACTACCTGATGGAAGACGGCGCATCGCCCTACCAGATCGACGAAGCCGTGCGCGAGTTTGGCTACCCCATGGGGCCGTTCCAGGTGGCCGATCTGGCGGGCGGCGACATTGGCTGGGCCACGCGCAAGCGCAAGGCCGCCACCCGCGACCCCAAGGCCCGCTACGTGCAGATTGCCGACCGGATCGCCGAAAAAGGCTGGTTCGGCCAGAAGACCCAGCGCGGCTACTACCTGTATCCGCAAGGCGCGCGCACTGGCCAGCAAGACCCGGAAGTGCTCGCCATCGTCGATGCCGAACGCCAGCGCGCCGGTGTCACGCCCCGCAGCTTCAGCAATGAGGAGATCATGCGCCGCTACATGGCCGCCATGGTGAACGAGGGCGCGAACGTGGTGCGCGAGGGCATTGCGCTGCGCCCGCTCGATGTGGACGTCACCTTCCTGTATGGCTACGGCTTTCCGCGTTTCCGTGGTGGCCCGATGAAATGGGCCGACATGGTGGGCCTCGACAAGATCCTGGCCGACATCCGCGAGTTCGCCAAGGAAGACGCGCTGTTCTGGAAGCCTTCGCCCCTGCTGGTGGAGCTGGTGGAGAAGGGCGAGAACTTCGAGAGCCTGAACAAGGCGGTCTGA
- a CDS encoding LysR family transcriptional regulator produces the protein MDHSALTLLVEIIDAGNLSRAASKLKMSRANVSYHLTQLEKTVGVQLVRRTTRRVEPTEVGLRLYEHGHAIRNELAAAGETIRSLGKGLQGRVGLAVPSGYGQLVMTDWLIAFKRQYPDIVLDLIFENRVDNLVRDEVDIAVRVLPTPPDSLVARHMGEMNYVACASIDYARQNMLPQQPEDLRHVPLITSGVVGKQLLVRAYQGELRKEIRLEPTLISEHFPFLRQGIMAGLGVGIVPDYVIRAEVERGEVVTTLRDWRLSIFGNNMYLLWMPNRHQTKAVRTMIDFLLERAEAERPA, from the coding sequence ATGGATCACTCCGCCCTGACACTGCTCGTGGAAATCATCGACGCTGGCAACCTGAGCCGCGCCGCTTCCAAACTGAAGATGAGCCGCGCCAATGTCAGCTACCACCTCACGCAGTTGGAAAAGACCGTTGGCGTGCAGTTGGTGCGCCGCACCACGCGCCGGGTGGAGCCCACCGAAGTCGGCCTGCGCCTGTACGAACACGGCCACGCCATCCGCAACGAACTGGCTGCGGCGGGTGAAACCATTCGCAGCCTGGGCAAAGGGTTGCAGGGCCGCGTGGGGCTGGCCGTGCCCAGCGGCTACGGCCAGTTGGTGATGACGGATTGGCTGATCGCCTTCAAGCGCCAATACCCCGACATCGTGCTGGACCTGATTTTCGAGAACCGCGTGGACAACCTCGTGCGCGATGAAGTGGACATTGCCGTGCGCGTGCTGCCCACGCCGCCCGACAGCCTGGTGGCGCGCCACATGGGCGAGATGAACTACGTGGCCTGCGCCAGCATTGACTACGCCCGCCAGAACATGCTGCCCCAGCAGCCCGAGGACTTGCGCCATGTACCGCTGATCACCAGCGGCGTCGTCGGCAAGCAGTTGCTGGTGCGCGCCTACCAGGGCGAGCTGCGCAAGGAGATCCGGCTGGAGCCCACCTTGATCTCCGAGCACTTTCCGTTTCTGCGCCAGGGCATCATGGCAGGGCTGGGCGTGGGCATCGTGCCCGATTACGTGATCCGCGCCGAGGTGGAACGCGGCGAAGTCGTCACCACCCTGCGCGACTGGCGGCTGAGCATCTTCGGCAACAACATGTACCTGCTGTGGATGCCCAACCGCCACCAGACCAAGGCCGTGCGAACGATGATCGACTTTCTGCTGGAGCGGGCCGAGGCGGAGCGCCCTGCCTGA